The proteins below are encoded in one region of Arenibacter algicola:
- a CDS encoding IS256 family transposase, producing the protein MQDRDELTSFLKSIQKRGIEKMLEGELDAHLDYDRHQQSDKSNTRNGYASKKVRTSLGETDIKVPSDREAPFNPILVPKRTNMVDGIENVIIGLYAKGMSNSDIEEQIREVYGFDVSTSTISRIMDKVTNDIVAWQNRPLDPVYLITWMDGIVFKVRENSKVINKTMYIAIGLRRDGKKEVLGLWLGKNESAAFWMSVLTDIKVRGVQDLLITATDNLNGFTDTIKNVFPESKTQICVVHQIRNACRYVVWKEKKEFTKDMKNIYDAPTQSAAKAALEDFAEKWEHKYSYAIKSWRDNWEEPTTFYEFPLEIRKIIYTTNLIENLNGKIRKYTKNKLSFPTDEAVMKSTFLALREATKKWSMPIRNWGIILNQFLTIFEKRVQL; encoded by the coding sequence ATTCAAGACAGGGACGAACTCACTTCATTTCTAAAATCCATCCAAAAACGTGGCATTGAAAAAATGCTGGAAGGAGAGCTTGATGCTCATTTGGATTATGATAGGCACCAACAATCCGATAAGAGCAATACCCGAAATGGATATGCTTCAAAGAAAGTAAGGACCTCACTGGGCGAGACGGACATAAAAGTCCCAAGTGACAGGGAGGCCCCCTTTAACCCAATTCTGGTCCCCAAGCGTACCAATATGGTCGATGGGATAGAGAATGTCATCATTGGCCTGTATGCCAAGGGCATGAGCAATTCGGACATAGAAGAGCAGATCCGGGAGGTTTACGGCTTTGATGTTTCCACATCCACCATATCGCGTATTATGGACAAGGTGACCAATGACATCGTAGCATGGCAGAACAGGCCACTGGACCCCGTTTACCTGATCACCTGGATGGACGGCATCGTTTTTAAGGTAAGGGAGAACTCCAAAGTCATCAACAAGACCATGTACATCGCCATTGGCCTTCGCCGGGACGGTAAAAAAGAGGTTTTGGGGCTGTGGCTGGGCAAGAACGAATCCGCTGCCTTTTGGATGTCCGTACTGACCGATATCAAGGTAAGGGGCGTACAGGACCTGCTCATTACCGCCACTGACAACCTGAACGGCTTTACCGATACCATCAAGAACGTGTTCCCGGAGTCCAAGACCCAAATCTGTGTGGTCCATCAAATCAGAAATGCCTGTAGATACGTGGTATGGAAGGAAAAAAAAGAGTTTACAAAGGATATGAAGAACATTTACGATGCACCTACCCAGAGCGCAGCAAAGGCCGCCCTGGAAGACTTTGCCGAAAAATGGGAGCACAAATATTCCTATGCCATTAAAAGCTGGAGGGACAACTGGGAAGAGCCTACCACCTTTTATGAATTCCCCTTGGAGATCAGAAAAATTATCTATACCACCAACCTTATTGAAAATCTAAATGGAAAGATTAGGAAATACACCAAGAACAAGCTCTCGTTCCCTACAGATGAAGCAGTTATGAAGTCCACTTTTCTAGCTCTAAGGGAGGCCACGAAAAAATGGTCCATGCCAATCAGGAACTGGGGAATAATCCTAAATCAGTTTTTGACTATATTTGAAAAAAGGGTCCAACTTTAA
- a CDS encoding QcrA and Rieske domain-containing protein, with the protein MHRKDFIKRLGYLATALPASTFFLHSCAGLYYASFITEEGVLRISKSEFEQIKGGKQIERDFVVIQSDSMEYPIGIFKTQNQGYTASLMQCTHRGCELNIGGGIYNCPCHGSEFDRLGHVLQGPAEENLKSFAITTDNENIYVHVS; encoded by the coding sequence ATGCACAGGAAGGATTTCATTAAACGTTTAGGGTATCTAGCCACAGCCCTCCCAGCTTCCACCTTTTTTCTCCACAGCTGTGCGGGCCTGTACTATGCCTCCTTCATAACGGAAGAAGGAGTGTTGAGGATTTCAAAGAGTGAGTTTGAACAGATAAAAGGAGGGAAACAAATAGAGCGTGATTTTGTGGTCATCCAAAGCGATTCCATGGAATATCCCATAGGCATATTCAAAACTCAGAATCAAGGTTATACGGCCAGTTTAATGCAATGTACCCATCGAGGCTGTGAACTCAATATTGGCGGAGGTATATATAATTGTCCTTGTCATGGTAGTGAATTTGACCGCTTGGGTCACGTTCTGCAAGGGCCTGCAGAAGAAAACTTGAAGTCATTCGCAATAACAACCGATAATGAAAATATCTATGTACATGTCTCCTAA
- a CDS encoding TlpA family protein disulfide reductase: MNTKKENKNKKKTWIQYGIFAIVALTLYVTGLHTEVIGFAQRGLLATGLMNPDVEEIAQVRNNDKNDDKASMPNLTKSDLNLKLIDVEGKTSSLKEFKGKVIFLNFWATWCPPCIAEMPSIDKLHEEMGDEVAFVLLSFDDDFEKAKAFDKRKGYDLPIYSPTSNLPAMFQSSALPTTYVIDADGNLALTHKGMADYETKDFKGFLRSLK; encoded by the coding sequence ATGAATACTAAGAAAGAAAATAAGAACAAAAAGAAAACGTGGATTCAATACGGAATTTTTGCCATAGTGGCCCTTACACTTTACGTAACTGGTTTACATACCGAAGTTATAGGTTTCGCGCAACGCGGATTACTTGCTACAGGTTTGATGAATCCTGATGTAGAAGAAATTGCGCAGGTAAGAAACAATGACAAGAACGATGATAAGGCATCAATGCCAAATCTTACCAAATCAGATTTAAACCTAAAATTGATTGACGTTGAAGGCAAAACAAGCTCATTGAAAGAATTTAAAGGCAAGGTCATATTTTTGAATTTTTGGGCAACTTGGTGTCCGCCTTGTATTGCCGAAATGCCGAGCATCGATAAATTGCACGAGGAAATGGGCGATGAAGTTGCTTTTGTATTATTGTCATTCGATGATGATTTCGAAAAGGCTAAAGCTTTTGATAAACGTAAGGGATATGATTTACCCATTTACTCTCCTACAAGTAATCTTCCCGCTATGTTTCAATCATCCGCCTTACCTACAACTTATGTAATTGATGCCGATGGAAATCTGGCTTTGACACATAAAGGTATGGCCGATTATGAAACGAAAGATTTTAAGGGGTTTTTAAGAAGTTTGAAGTAG
- a CDS encoding efflux RND transporter permease subunit: MLNKILSISLQNRLLILLGAVALSVLGIYYARTMNVDVFPDLTAPTVTILTEAHGMESEEVEKLVTYQLETALNGSPNVRRIRSSSAAGVSIVWVEFEWGTDIYRARQIVSERIPMVRENLPEGIGAPTMAPISSIMGEIMLLGVTSDSLSPMELRTLSDWTIRPRIKAIGGIANVVVIGGDYKQYQVFANPEKMKYYDVSLSELVEHVKEANQNAPGGVINQYGNQYIIKGSGRAYALEELQEAVLKEVNGQTIKIKDVATVQIGAADKIGDGSLNANPAVILTISKQPDVNTLELTDRLDEAIADLQKTLPKGVNIKSQIFRQSDFIDASISNLNMTLLEGAFFVMIILFIFLMNWRTTVISLLAIPISLLVSIIILKWLGYTINTMSLGGMAIAIGALVDDAIIDVENVYKRLRENIRKPKSERESTIKVVRDASVEIRSSIIIATLIIIVSFVPLFFLSGMEGRLLQPLGIAFVTSVLTSLVVAVTVTPILCSYLLDNEKLLNKQAEGTRVERWLQKHYGNLLERATRIPKTIIGVTVIAFLLSLLVVTQLGRSFLPEFNEGSLVISVVGPPGMSLEESNKTGKLIETILLDMPEVAVVTRRQGRAELDEHAQGVNASEIDVPFMLEDKTKEEFFEEVRNNLSVAPGVNITLGQPIAHRIDHMLSGTRANIAIKIFGSDLQRLFEVGKSVEQNIKDIDGLADVAVDQQIEVPQIRIKPKRQILSAYGMTVGNLMEQVDIAFAGEEAGEIYEGQQYFDLVVRYEKPFRDNIENINKTLISLPNGGQTTLGDLATVQSVSSPNTINREDVQRKIVVAANVQGRDLRGAVNEIKEVVGNNVNMPEGYRVQYGGQFESESKASQLLLITAIIAVAIIFLLLYYEFKDVKLAFVVLINLPLALIGGIMIVYFTSGIISIAATIGFISLFGIATRNGILLVSRYEDLRKEGIQGFQLIKKGALDRLNPILMTAFTTGLALIPLALKGGEPGSEIQSPMAVVILGGLLSATILNLVVIPCVYKLVLKRKK, translated from the coding sequence ATGCTAAACAAAATATTATCAATTTCACTTCAAAACAGATTGCTCATTCTTTTGGGAGCGGTTGCATTGAGCGTTTTGGGAATCTATTATGCGCGTACTATGAACGTGGATGTATTCCCAGACCTCACGGCACCTACGGTAACCATTCTTACCGAAGCCCACGGAATGGAATCTGAAGAAGTAGAAAAATTAGTGACCTATCAACTGGAAACTGCCTTAAACGGTTCACCCAATGTAAGGCGAATCCGTTCCTCATCGGCGGCAGGTGTTTCCATTGTTTGGGTAGAATTTGAATGGGGAACGGATATTTACCGTGCCAGACAAATCGTGAGCGAACGTATCCCGATGGTTCGAGAGAACCTACCCGAAGGCATAGGAGCACCAACGATGGCACCTATTTCATCCATTATGGGCGAAATAATGCTCTTGGGAGTGACATCGGATAGCCTTTCACCAATGGAACTGCGAACCTTATCCGACTGGACCATCAGGCCGCGTATAAAAGCCATAGGCGGTATTGCAAATGTGGTAGTCATTGGCGGCGATTACAAACAATACCAAGTATTTGCCAATCCCGAAAAGATGAAGTATTACGACGTGAGCCTATCAGAATTGGTAGAACACGTTAAGGAAGCAAATCAAAATGCGCCCGGTGGTGTCATCAATCAATATGGCAATCAGTACATCATTAAGGGAAGCGGTAGAGCCTATGCGCTGGAAGAATTACAAGAAGCGGTTCTTAAAGAAGTGAATGGTCAAACTATTAAGATCAAAGACGTTGCAACCGTACAAATTGGTGCAGCTGATAAAATTGGCGATGGTTCATTAAACGCAAATCCCGCTGTGATTCTGACCATTTCTAAACAGCCCGATGTAAACACCTTGGAGCTGACAGACCGCTTGGACGAAGCTATTGCAGATTTGCAAAAAACCCTGCCCAAAGGTGTCAACATCAAAAGTCAAATCTTTAGGCAGTCAGATTTCATAGATGCTTCTATTAGTAATCTAAATATGACTCTTTTAGAAGGAGCTTTCTTTGTAATGATTATCCTGTTCATCTTTTTAATGAATTGGAGGACTACCGTTATTTCCTTGCTGGCTATCCCTATTTCATTATTGGTTTCCATCATCATATTAAAATGGCTGGGTTACACCATAAATACAATGAGTTTGGGTGGTATGGCCATTGCCATAGGAGCATTGGTAGATGATGCCATCATCGATGTGGAAAATGTGTATAAACGCTTGCGCGAAAACATCAGAAAACCGAAATCGGAGCGGGAATCGACCATAAAAGTAGTGCGTGATGCTTCGGTAGAGATTAGAAGTTCCATCATTATTGCAACCCTAATTATTATTGTATCATTTGTTCCCTTGTTCTTTTTAAGCGGAATGGAAGGTCGTTTGTTGCAACCACTGGGAATAGCATTTGTGACTTCGGTCTTGACCTCGTTGGTTGTTGCCGTAACCGTCACGCCTATTCTATGTTCCTATTTGTTGGATAACGAAAAACTTTTGAACAAGCAGGCAGAAGGTACACGCGTGGAGCGATGGTTACAAAAGCATTATGGCAACCTTTTGGAACGTGCCACAAGAATACCCAAAACCATTATTGGCGTAACTGTGATTGCCTTTCTGTTAAGTCTTTTAGTGGTCACACAGTTGGGAAGGAGTTTTCTTCCTGAATTTAACGAGGGCTCTTTGGTAATAAGTGTAGTCGGTCCACCAGGAATGTCTTTAGAAGAAAGCAACAAGACAGGTAAATTAATCGAAACTATACTATTGGATATGCCCGAAGTAGCCGTCGTTACAAGAAGACAAGGCCGTGCCGAATTGGACGAACACGCACAAGGTGTCAATGCTTCGGAAATTGATGTGCCCTTTATGCTTGAGGACAAAACAAAAGAAGAATTCTTTGAAGAAGTCCGAAACAATTTGAGCGTTGCACCAGGTGTCAACATTACTTTGGGGCAACCCATCGCCCACCGTATAGACCATATGCTTTCAGGTACACGGGCCAATATTGCCATAAAGATTTTTGGTTCAGATTTACAGCGACTGTTTGAAGTTGGTAAAAGCGTAGAACAGAACATCAAGGATATTGATGGACTGGCAGATGTTGCGGTTGACCAACAAATTGAAGTGCCTCAAATTCGTATTAAACCCAAACGCCAAATTCTCTCGGCTTATGGAATGACAGTTGGCAATTTAATGGAACAAGTAGATATCGCTTTTGCGGGGGAAGAAGCGGGCGAGATTTATGAAGGTCAGCAATATTTTGATTTGGTGGTTCGCTATGAAAAACCGTTTCGGGACAATATTGAGAACATCAACAAAACCTTGATTAGTTTACCAAATGGTGGACAAACCACGCTGGGCGACTTGGCAACCGTTCAATCGGTAAGCAGTCCAAACACCATCAATCGGGAAGATGTACAACGAAAGATTGTGGTCGCCGCCAATGTTCAAGGCAGGGATTTACGTGGTGCTGTTAACGAAATAAAGGAAGTCGTGGGCAACAATGTAAATATGCCAGAAGGCTATCGTGTACAATATGGAGGACAGTTCGAAAGTGAATCAAAAGCATCACAATTGCTTTTAATAACAGCCATCATCGCCGTAGCTATCATTTTCCTTTTATTGTATTATGAATTCAAGGACGTAAAACTGGCGTTCGTGGTATTGATCAATTTACCCTTGGCCTTGATTGGTGGTATCATGATTGTGTATTTTACTTCAGGTATCATAAGTATTGCAGCGACCATAGGTTTTATCAGTTTGTTTGGTATTGCCACACGAAACGGTATTCTCTTGGTCTCACGTTACGAGGATTTAAGAAAAGAAGGAATCCAAGGCTTTCAATTGATAAAGAAAGGTGCATTAGATAGATTGAATCCCATATTAATGACAGCCTTTACCACAGGTCTGGCATTGATACCATTGGCCTTAAAAGGTGGCGAACCCGGTAGTGAAATTCAAAGCCCTATGGCAGTTGTCATTTTGGGCGGTTTGTTATCAGCTACTATTTTGAATTTGGTGGTAATTCCTTGTGTGTATAAGTTGGTTCTGAAAAGGAAAAAATAG
- a CDS encoding protein NO VEIN domain-containing protein, translating to MEKLTENRTFELLKPHLVQQGYKIESFSLGQTRGYDIVAVKNGKKLLIEVKGAKAHKDSPTKRRDYFNSGQIKTHLGKVIIKCLETKVAFPNAKIAIVHPEDGQIRKAIASIIPKLNKIGIQHYWVNTNGTVTLEK from the coding sequence ATGGAAAAACTGACAGAAAATAGAACCTTTGAATTACTTAAGCCTCATTTGGTTCAACAAGGCTATAAAATAGAAAGTTTCAGCTTGGGCCAAACGAGAGGATATGATATTGTAGCTGTTAAGAATGGCAAAAAATTATTAATAGAGGTAAAAGGTGCAAAAGCACATAAAGATTCGCCAACCAAGCGACGGGATTATTTCAACTCTGGACAGATTAAGACCCACTTAGGCAAAGTAATCATTAAATGCTTGGAAACCAAAGTTGCGTTTCCAAATGCAAAAATTGCCATTGTGCATCCCGAGGATGGACAAATAAGAAAAGCAATAGCAAGTATTATTCCTAAACTGAACAAGATAGGCATACAGCATTATTGGGTTAATACCAATGGAACAGTAACTCTTGAAAAATAA
- a CDS encoding di-heme oxidoredictase family protein, translating to MSKIAFVFVGLSVFLFCGCENLGPEEPMEFDLLDGPIDGLSISEQKRFLAGDIAFNDDVFTVENGLGPLFVGTSCVSCHSGDGKGHPFNQLIRFGNNDLDLSAMPTIGDGRNQIQNKALPGFEPETLPHGVPFSILVAPAVTGLGLLDAVPDEEIVALADPMDEDGDGISGRPHYNLTPEFTKIRENSVPQGDNYIFRFGKKANSYDLLHQTVGAYNQDIGITSLFDPIDPFSGLEVDPEISTKTLNDVVFYLKTLKAPISRNQMDPDVIAGKELFQSVHCAACHTPTLTTGYYPIKSLSFKEFHPYTDLLLHDMGPGLDDGFTEGNVETSEWRTPPLWGIGLSANSQGGQMFLLHDGRASSIEEAIEMHGGEANNSKARYISLAPEEKSQLIKFINSL from the coding sequence ATGTCTAAAATAGCTTTTGTTTTCGTTGGACTATCAGTATTTCTGTTTTGTGGCTGTGAAAATTTGGGACCCGAAGAACCAATGGAATTTGATCTGTTGGATGGGCCTATCGATGGCCTGTCCATAAGCGAGCAAAAACGGTTTTTGGCTGGCGACATAGCTTTTAACGATGACGTCTTTACTGTTGAAAATGGCCTCGGCCCCTTATTTGTAGGGACTAGCTGTGTTAGCTGCCATTCAGGGGATGGCAAGGGCCATCCTTTCAATCAACTAATTAGGTTTGGCAATAATGATTTGGATTTATCTGCAATGCCAACTATCGGCGATGGCAGGAACCAAATTCAAAATAAGGCCTTACCCGGTTTTGAACCTGAAACCCTGCCCCACGGTGTGCCCTTTTCCATTTTAGTGGCACCTGCGGTAACAGGATTGGGCCTGTTGGATGCTGTCCCTGATGAGGAAATCGTGGCCTTGGCCGACCCAATGGATGAAGATGGAGATGGAATTAGCGGACGGCCACACTATAATCTTACTCCCGAATTCACAAAGATTCGGGAAAACAGTGTTCCACAGGGAGACAATTATATCTTCAGGTTTGGGAAGAAGGCCAACAGCTATGATTTGTTGCATCAAACCGTAGGTGCATATAATCAAGACATTGGGATAACCTCCCTTTTCGACCCAATTGACCCGTTCAGTGGCCTCGAAGTAGATCCGGAGATAAGTACCAAAACTTTGAACGACGTGGTGTTTTACCTTAAAACCCTTAAGGCTCCTATTTCAAGAAACCAAATGGATCCAGATGTTATTGCCGGTAAAGAGCTTTTTCAATCGGTACATTGTGCTGCCTGCCACACACCGACCCTGACAACAGGGTATTACCCCATTAAATCTTTGTCTTTCAAGGAGTTCCATCCTTATACGGATTTATTGCTACATGATATGGGCCCTGGCCTTGATGATGGATTTACAGAGGGCAATGTTGAGACCTCCGAATGGAGAACTCCACCGCTATGGGGAATCGGTCTATCCGCCAATTCCCAAGGCGGACAAATGTTCCTGCTACATGACGGAAGGGCTTCAAGTATTGAGGAAGCCATAGAAATGCACGGGGGCGAGGCAAATAATTCAAAGGCCCGGTACATTTCATTAGCACCAGAAGAAAAGTCACAATTGATAAAATTCATTAACTCCCTATAG
- a CDS encoding DoxX family protein — protein sequence MTTKILISRRSIQLLRILVSGIFIVAGFNHLFNIEKTAKRIEQASFKGIAYFFGEPQWLIIISGIVMLTAGFIFLIGYKTKWAAIVLMAVLIPITLTVQVGQITTLGPLFKNIAILGGLLFFILNDTNNLLK from the coding sequence ATGACGACAAAAATTTTAATCAGTCGCCGTTCCATACAACTATTACGCATATTGGTGAGCGGCATATTTATTGTTGCAGGTTTTAATCACTTGTTTAACATAGAGAAAACTGCCAAACGTATTGAACAAGCCAGTTTTAAAGGTATTGCCTATTTCTTTGGCGAACCTCAGTGGCTAATCATTATCTCTGGTATCGTAATGCTAACAGCAGGTTTTATATTCTTGATAGGATATAAAACCAAATGGGCGGCAATAGTTTTGATGGCGGTTTTAATACCCATCACATTAACGGTTCAAGTAGGGCAAATTACAACCCTTGGACCACTCTTTAAAAATATAGCAATTCTCGGTGGACTTCTTTTTTTTATACTGAATGATACCAATAACCTTTTAAAATAA
- a CDS encoding DsrE family protein, with the protein MKTIFNSTVVIVMTLFTSCSSLGQNTVDTNKNNYVVLTKKVPQLEPIILTAEALKEVDGSNFGQFEVIICGKEIGDITDSSKMNNFIERAENAGVQLVACGFSLNKFKVDKTKVPKEMKTVENGILYNLQLQKKGYKSLSL; encoded by the coding sequence ATGAAAACAATTTTTAATAGTACAGTAGTAATAGTAATGACTCTTTTTACGAGTTGTAGTTCTTTAGGGCAAAACACTGTAGATACAAACAAAAATAATTATGTGGTACTCACTAAAAAGGTGCCACAATTAGAGCCAATAATTTTAACTGCGGAAGCATTAAAAGAAGTAGATGGTAGCAATTTTGGTCAATTTGAAGTTATCATTTGCGGCAAGGAAATTGGCGATATTACAGATAGTTCTAAAATGAACAACTTTATAGAGCGAGCTGAAAATGCTGGTGTACAATTGGTGGCCTGTGGTTTTTCGCTCAATAAATTCAAGGTTGATAAAACGAAAGTACCCAAAGAAATGAAAACCGTCGAAAACGGTATTCTATACAACCTTCAACTTCAGAAAAAAGGATATAAAAGTTTAAGCCTATAA
- a CDS encoding bifunctional metallophosphatase/5'-nucleotidase: MKIFKKSFIAALSIIEILLVLVSCKTAKPNGMGTNDPVGDTLSITVLQTADIHGQLDTHPELFWENENVLFKNRGGLANIKTLFKLERQKNLNRTIIVDGGDLIQGSGYTALSEGKVMPELIKNMGYDVIIPGNWEVVYGKDMMIDVMQGYGTDVIAQNMYHEKSEELLFPAYSVKEIEGVRIGFMGINDPDVPVRQNPIFSKGIAFSGLTNDLKKQVDDLKVNEDLDVLFLVTHLGVFKQVELANNTISESVDYILGNDTHERVRKPIQGKFAKVTEPGAFGSFVGKLTLHFVDGILVDDDYELIDVDPRIFPADKEVQALVDKAKAPYEDHLETVIGYTETPIYRYLTVENPMDNMITDAARWKTGADISISNGFRFGSPIVPENGKPAPITRANLWNLLPVNEKVKTGKATGKQIKDWLEKEMHHAFSQNPTERFGGWLVRFSGMKVNFNSQNERGNRISAIMVNGEPMKDDEFYTISACVRPGDPIDNLCRMSNVKDVEVMDYTIHEVVEEYLKKNSPVSPTLEGRAYCEYLGTYSFSTVPKTNYKFQ; this comes from the coding sequence ATGAAAATATTTAAGAAAAGTTTCATTGCAGCTCTTTCGATAATTGAAATACTATTGGTTTTGGTCTCGTGCAAAACAGCAAAACCGAATGGAATGGGAACAAACGATCCTGTAGGAGACACCTTGAGCATTACTGTGTTACAAACTGCCGATATACACGGACAGCTTGATACACATCCCGAACTTTTTTGGGAAAACGAGAACGTACTTTTTAAAAATCGTGGCGGTCTGGCCAATATTAAGACGCTCTTTAAATTGGAACGACAAAAAAATCTCAATAGAACAATTATTGTTGATGGTGGCGACTTAATACAAGGCAGTGGTTACACGGCTCTGTCTGAAGGTAAGGTAATGCCAGAACTCATCAAAAATATGGGCTATGACGTCATCATCCCGGGTAACTGGGAAGTGGTGTACGGCAAGGACATGATGATAGATGTGATGCAGGGATATGGCACGGATGTCATTGCACAGAATATGTACCACGAAAAAAGCGAAGAACTTTTGTTTCCCGCTTATTCTGTTAAAGAAATAGAAGGTGTTCGTATTGGGTTTATGGGCATAAACGATCCTGATGTTCCCGTTAGACAAAATCCAATTTTTAGTAAAGGGATTGCCTTTAGTGGTCTTACCAATGATTTGAAAAAGCAAGTGGATGATTTAAAGGTCAATGAAGACTTGGATGTACTTTTTTTAGTAACGCATCTTGGTGTTTTTAAACAGGTAGAACTTGCCAACAATACTATTTCAGAAAGTGTAGATTACATATTAGGGAATGACACACACGAGCGCGTGCGCAAACCTATACAAGGCAAATTCGCAAAGGTTACCGAACCGGGTGCATTTGGTTCTTTTGTTGGTAAACTTACCTTGCATTTTGTGGATGGCATATTGGTGGATGATGATTATGAACTTATTGATGTTGACCCAAGGATTTTTCCAGCTGATAAGGAAGTACAGGCGCTTGTTGATAAGGCAAAAGCGCCCTATGAAGACCATTTGGAAACAGTGATTGGGTACACCGAGACACCTATTTATCGCTATCTTACCGTTGAAAACCCTATGGATAATATGATTACCGATGCCGCACGTTGGAAAACTGGTGCTGATATTTCTATCTCAAACGGCTTTCGATTTGGTAGCCCTATTGTTCCGGAAAACGGAAAGCCTGCACCTATTACTCGTGCAAATCTTTGGAATTTACTACCTGTAAACGAAAAAGTAAAAACAGGAAAGGCGACTGGTAAACAAATAAAAGATTGGTTAGAAAAGGAAATGCACCATGCCTTTTCCCAAAACCCAACCGAACGTTTTGGCGGCTGGTTGGTTCGGTTCTCTGGAATGAAGGTTAATTTTAATAGTCAAAACGAACGTGGAAACCGTATCTCAGCAATAATGGTCAACGGCGAGCCTATGAAAGATGACGAATTCTACACGATTTCTGCTTGCGTACGACCAGGCGACCCAATAGATAATTTGTGCAGGATGTCTAATGTGAAAGATGTGGAAGTAATGGATTATACCATTCACGAGGTTGTTGAGGAATATCTCAAAAAAAATTCGCCAGTTTCGCCCACCTTGGAAGGAAGAGCCTATTGCGAATATCTCGGCACGTATTCCTTTTCGACCGTACCCAAAACAAACTATAAATTTCAATAA